Below is a genomic region from Streptomyces sp. NBC_00461.
TCGTCGCCCTCCTCTGTCGTGGACACGTACTACTAGAAGGAGTCCCCGGGGTCGCCAAAACGTTGCTCGTCCGCGCCCTCGCGTCCGCACTCGAACTCGACACGAAGCGCGTGCAGTTCACCCCGGACCTGATGCCGAGTGACATCACGGGCTCCCTGATCTACGACACCCGTACCGCCGAGTTCTCGTTCCAGCCCGGCCCGGTCTTCACCAACCTCCTCCTGGCCGACGAGATCAACCGCACACCCCCGAAGACCCAGTCGTCCCTCCTGGAGGCCATGGAGGAACGCCAGGTCACGGTCGACGGCACCCCGCGCCCGCTGCCCGACCCGTTCCTGGTGGCCGCGACGCAGAACCCGGTCGAGTACGAGGGCACGTACCCCCTCCCCGAAGCCCAACTGGACCGTTTCCTCCTCAAACTGACGATCCCTCTGCCCTCCCGCCAGGACGAGATCGACGTCCTCACCCGCCACGCCGAGGGATTCAACCCGCGCGACCTGCGCGCCGCCGGCGTACGCCCGGTGGCCGGTCCCGCCGATCTTGAGGCCGCCCGCGCAGCCATCGCCAAAACGACGATCTCCCCGGAGATCACCGCCTACGTGGTGGACATCTGCCGAGCCACCCGCGAGTCCCCGTCACTCACTCTGGGCGTCTCCCCACGCGGCGCCACGGCCCTCCTGGCCACCTCGCGCGCGTGGGCCTGGCTCACGGGCCGCGACTACGTCATCCCCGACGACGTCAAAGCCCTGGCCCTCCCCACCCTCCGCCACCGCGTACAACTCCGCCCCGAGGCAGAGATGGAAGGGGTCACGGCCGACTCCGTAATCAACGCGATCCTCGCCCACGTCCCCGTCCCCCGCTGATGGCCCTCACCGGACGCGCCGCGCTCCTCGCGGCCCTCGGCTCCCTCCCCGTCGGAATCTGGGACCCCAGTTTGACGGGCATCCTCGCGGTGAACGCCCCCCTGGCCGTGGCCTGCGCCTGCGACTTCGCCCTCGCAGCACCTGTACGACGCCTCGGCCTGACCCGCTCCGGCGACACGTCCGTACGCCTGGGCGAGGCCGCAGACGTGACCCTCACCGTCACCAATCCGTCCAGCCGCCCGCTTCGGGCGCGCCTGCGCGATGCCTGGCCCCCCAGCAGCTGGCAGCCCGGAACCGAGGTGGCAGCCTCCCGCCACAGCCTCACGGTTCCCGCCGGCGAACGCCGACGCGTCACCACCCGCCTACGCCCCACCCGCCGCGGCGACCGCCAGGCCGACCGCATCACCATCCGCTCGTACGGCCCCCTCGGCCTGCTCTCCCGCCAAGGCACCCACAAGGCCCCCTGGACGGTACGCGTTCTGCCACCCTTCACCAGCCGAAAGCACCTGCCTTCGAAACTCGCCCGTCTGCGCGAGCTCGACGGCCGCACCAGCGTTCTCACCCGCGGCGAAGGAACAGAATTCGACAGCCTGCGCGAGTACGTCCCCGGCGACGACACCCGGTCCATCGACTGGCGCGCAACGGCCCGCCAGTCCTCTGTCGCCGTACGCACATGGCGCCCCGAGCGCGATCGTCACATCCTGCTCGTCCTGGACACCGGCCGCACCTCTGCGGGCCGCGTGGGCGACGCCCCACGCCTCGACGCCTCCATGGACGCGGCCCTCCTCCTGGCAGCACTCGCGTCCCGCGCAGGCGACCGGGTGGACCTGATGGCATACGACCGCCGGGTACGCGCACTCGTCCAGGGGCGTACGGCCCGCGATGTCCTCCCGTCCCTGGTCAACGCGATGGCAACCCTCGAACCCGAACTGGTCGAACTGGACGCCCGAGGCCTGACGGCAAGCGCACTCCGCACGGCTCCCCGCCGCTCCCTCATCGTGCTGCTGACGAGCCTCGACACCGCACCAGTGGAGGAAGGCCTGCTCCCCGTCCTCTCCCAACTCACCCAGCGCCACACCGTTCTGGTGGCATCGGTGGCAGACCCCTATATCGCCCGCATGACGACGGCCCGTGGAAATACCGAGGCCGTTTTCGAAGCTGCCGCTGCCGCCCAAGCGCAGAGCGAGCGTCACCGCACCGCGGAACAACTCCGCCGTCACGGCGTCACGGTGGTCGACAAGACCCCTGAGGAACTGGCGCCGGCGCTGGCAGATGCATATCTGGCACTGAAGACAGCAGGACGTCTGTAAACGAAGGGGCTCTCTTCTAAAGAGCCCCGAAGCATAAGCCCTGAAACGCAGAAAACCCCCGGACCGGTATCCCCGGCCGGGGGTTTTCTCAAAGATTGTTCGGCGGCGTCCTACTCTCCCACAGGGTCCCCCCTGCAGTACCATCGGCGCTGTAAGGCTTAGCTTCCGGGTTCGGAATGTAACCGGGCGTTTCCCTCACGCTATAACCACCGAAACACTATGAAACTGTTCAGCCGCACCGTTGTCGTGGCCCGACAACGGGGCTGTTCGTGGTTTCAGAACCAACACAGTGGACGCGAGCAACTGAGGACAAGCCCTCGGCCTATTAGTACCGGTCACCTCCACCCATTACTGGGCTTCCAGATCCGGCCTATCAACCCAGTCGTCTACTGGGAGCCTTACCCCATCAAGTGGGTGGGAATACTCATCTCGAAGCAGGCTTCCCGCTTAGATGCTTTCAGCGGTTATCCCTCCCGAACGTAGCCAACCAGCCATGCCCTTGGCAGAACAACTGGCACACCAGAGGTTCGTCCGTCCCGGTCCTCTCGTACTAGGGACAGCCCTTCTCAATATTCCTGCGCGCGCAGCGGATAGGGACCGAACTGTCTCACGACGTTCTAAACCCAGCTCGCGTACCGCTTTAATGGGCGAACAGCCCAACCCTTGGGACCGACTCCAGCCCCAGGATGCGACGAGCCGACATCGAGGTGCCAAACCATCCCGTCGATATGGACTCTTGGGGAAGATCAGCCTGTTATCCCCGGGGTACCTTTTATCCGTTGAGCGACGGCGCTTCCACAAGCCACCGCCGGATCACTAGTCCCGACTTTCGTCCCTGCTCGACCCGTCGGTCTCACAGTCAAGCTCCCTTGTGCACTTACACTCAACACCTGATTGCCAACCAGGCTGAGGGAACCTTTGGGCGCCTCCGTTACTCTTTAGGAGGCAACCGCCCCAGTTAAACTACCCATCAGACACTGTCCCTGATCCGGATCACGGACCCAGGTTAGACATCCAGCACGACCAGACTGGTATTTCAACGACGACTCCCCCTGAACTGGCGTCCAGAGTTCACAGTCTCCCAGCTATCCTACACAAGCCGAACCGAACACCAATATCAAACTGTAGTAAAGGTCCCGGGGTCTTTCCGTCCTGCTGCGCGAAACGAGCATCTTTACTCGTAGTGCAATTTCACCGGGCCTATGGTTGAGACAGTCGAGAAGTCGTTACGCCATTCGTGCAGGTCGGAACTTACCCGACAAGGAATTTCGCTACCTTAGGATGGTTATAGTTACCACCGCCGTTTACTGGCGCTTAAGTTCTCAGCTTCGCACGCCCGAAAGCGCACTAACCGGTCCCCTTAACGTTCCAGCACCGGGCAGGCGTCAGTCCGTATACATCGCCTTACGGCTTCGCACGGACCTGTGTTTTTAGTAAACAGTCGCTTCTCGCTGGTCTCTGCGGCCACCCCCAGCTCATGGAGAAAATCCAATCACCGGTGATGGCCCCCCTTCTCCCGAAGTTACGGGGGCATTTTGCCGAGTTCCTTAACCATAGTTCACCCGAACGCCTCGGTATTCTCTACCTGACCACCTGAGTCGGTTTAGGGTACGGGCCGCCATGAAACTCGCTAGAGGCTTTTCTCGACAGCATAGGATCATCCACTTCACCACAATCGGCTCGGCATCAGGTCTCACCCACATGCCATCCGGATTTACCTGGATGACGGGCTACACCCTTACCCCGGGACAACCACCGCCCGGGCTGGACTACCTTCCTGCGTCACCCCATCACTCACCTACTACAAGTCTGGTCCGTCGGCTCCACCACTTTCCATTCCCCGAAGGGTCCGGAACGGCTTCACGGACTTAGCATCGCCTGATTCAATGTTTGACGCTTCACAGCGGGTACCGGAATATCAACCGGTTATCCATCGACTACGCCTGTCGGCCTCGCCTTAGGTCCCGACTTACCCTGGGCAGATCAGCTTGACCCAGGAACCCTTAGTCAATCGGCGCACACGTTTCTCACGTGTGTATCGCTACTCATGCCTGCATTCTCACTCGTGAACCGTCCACCACTGCCTTCCGGCGCGGCTTCACCCGGCACACGACGCTCCCCTACCCATCACAGCCTCCGTTGGGAGTATTGCTGCAATGACACGACTTCGGCGGTACGCTTGAGCCCCGCTACATTGTCGGCGCGGAATCACTAGACCAGTGAGCTATTACGCACTCTTTCAAGGGTGGCTGCTTCTAAGCCAACCTCCTGGTTGTCTGTGCGACTCCACATCCTTTCCCACTTAGCGTACGCTTAGGGGCCTTAGTCGATGCTCTGGGCTGTTTCCCTCTCGACCATGGAGCTTATCCCCCACAGTCTCACTGCCGCGCTCTCACTTACCGGCATTCGGAGTTTGGCTAAGGTCAGTAACCCGGTAGGGCCCATCGCCTATCCAGTGCTCTACCTCCGGCAAGAAACACACGACGCTGCACCTAAATGCATTTCGGGGAGAACCAGCTATCACGGAGTTTGATTGGCCTTTCACCCCTAACCACAGGTCATCCCCCAGGTTTTCAACCCTGGTGGGTTCGGTCCTCCACGAAGTCTTACCTCCGCTTCAACCTGCCCATGGCTAGATCACTCCGCTTCGGGTCTTGAGCGCGCTACTATACCGCCCTATTCGGACTCGCTTTCGCTACGGCTTCCCCACTCGGGTTAACCTCGCAACACACCGCAAACTCGCAGGCTCATTCTTCAAAAGGCACGCAGTCACGAGAATGTGCAAGCACATTCCGACGCTCCCACGGCTTGTAGGCACACGGTTTCAGGTACTATTTCACTCCGCTCCCGCGGTACTTTTCACCATTCCCTCACGGTACTATCCGCTATCGGTCACCAGGGAATATTTAGGCTTAGCGGGTGGTCCCGCCAGATTCACACGGGATTTCTCGGGCCCCGTGCTACTTGGGTGTCTCTCAAACGAGCCGCTGATGTTTCGACTACGGGGGTCTTACCCTCTACGCCGGACCTTTCGCATGTCCTTCGCCTACATCAACGGTTTCTGACTCGTCTCACGGCCGGCAGACCGTAAAAGAGAGATCCCACAACCCCGTATACGCAACCCCTGCCGGGTCTCACACGCATACGGTTTGGCCTCATCCGGTTTCGCTCGCCACTACTCCCGGAATCACGGTTGTTTTCTCTTCCTGCGGGTACTGAGATGTTTCACTTCCCCGCGTTCCCTCCACTTGCCCTATGTGTTCAGGCAAGGGTGACAGCCCATGACGACTGCCGGGTTTCCCCATTCGGACACCCCCGGATCAAAGCCTGGTTGACGACTCCCCGGGGCCTATCGTGGCCTCCCACGTCCTTCATCGGTTCCTGGTGCCAAGGCATCCACCGTGCGCCCTTAAAAACTTGGCCACAGATGCTCGCGTCCACTGTGCAGTTCTCAAACAACGACCAGCCACCCATCACCCCGCCACACTCGGCGAGTTCACTGGGGCCGGCACTGAAGGCAGCCAACACTCGGCCGTACCTTCAGACACCCAACAGCGTGCCCGACCCGACTCCCGCCCGGAGATCATGCTTTCCACACTCCGAAGAGCAGTACTGGCAGCCTCCGACCCGTGAACCGGACCGAATAATCAACGTTCCACCCATGAGCAACCAGCATCGGACGTTCGCCGATGAACTGGCCTCTGACCTCACCCCGGAGGGATCGGTAAGAAGTGCTCCTTAGAAAGGAGGTGATCCAGCCGCACCTTCCGGTACGGCTACCTTGTTACGACTTCGTCCCAATCGCCAGTCCCACCTTCGACAGCTCCCTCCCACAAGGGGTTGGGCCACCGGCTTCGGGTGTTACCGACTTTCGTGACGTGACGGGCGGTGTGTACAAGGCCCGGGAACGTATTCACCGCAGCAATGCTGATCTGCGATTACTAGCAACTCCGACTTCATGGGGTCGAGTTGCAGACCCCAATCCGAACTGAGACCGGCTTTTTGAGATTCGCTCCACCTCACGGTATCGCAGCTCATTGTACCGGCCATTGTAGCACGTGTGCAGCCCAAGACATAAGGGGCATGATGACTTGACGTCGTCCCCACCTTCCTCCGAGTTGACCCCGGCGGTCTCCTGTGAGTCCCCATCACCCCGAAGGGCATGCTGGCAACACAGGACAAGGGTTGCGCTCGTTGCGGGACTTAACCCAACATCTCACGACACGAGCTGACGACAGCCATGCACCACCTGTACACCGACCACAAGGGGGGCACCATCTCTGATGCTTTCCGGCGTATGTCAAGCCTTGGTAAGGTTCTTCGCGTTGCGTCGAATTAAGCCACATGCTCCGCTGCTTGTGCGGGCCCCCGTCAATTCCTTTGAGTTTTAGCCTTGCGGCCGTACTCCCCAGGCGGGGAACTTAATGCGTTAGCTGCGGCACCGACGACGTGGAATGTCGCCAACACCTAGTTCCCACCGTTTACGGCGTGGACTACCAGGGTATCTAATCCTGTTCGCTCCCCACGCTTTCGCTCCTCAGCGTCAGTAATGGCCCAGAGATCCGCCTTCGCCACCGGTGTTCCTCCTGATATCTGCGCATTTCACCGCTACACCAGGAA
It encodes:
- a CDS encoding AAA family ATPase; this encodes MDPTTDNAGYTGDPGRARASLEALRAEIAKAVVGQDPAVTGLVVALLCRGHVLLEGVPGVAKTLLVRALASALELDTKRVQFTPDLMPSDITGSLIYDTRTAEFSFQPGPVFTNLLLADEINRTPPKTQSSLLEAMEERQVTVDGTPRPLPDPFLVAATQNPVEYEGTYPLPEAQLDRFLLKLTIPLPSRQDEIDVLTRHAEGFNPRDLRAAGVRPVAGPADLEAARAAIAKTTISPEITAYVVDICRATRESPSLTLGVSPRGATALLATSRAWAWLTGRDYVIPDDVKALALPTLRHRVQLRPEAEMEGVTADSVINAILAHVPVPR
- a CDS encoding DUF58 domain-containing protein, yielding MALTGRAALLAALGSLPVGIWDPSLTGILAVNAPLAVACACDFALAAPVRRLGLTRSGDTSVRLGEAADVTLTVTNPSSRPLRARLRDAWPPSSWQPGTEVAASRHSLTVPAGERRRVTTRLRPTRRGDRQADRITIRSYGPLGLLSRQGTHKAPWTVRVLPPFTSRKHLPSKLARLRELDGRTSVLTRGEGTEFDSLREYVPGDDTRSIDWRATARQSSVAVRTWRPERDRHILLVLDTGRTSAGRVGDAPRLDASMDAALLLAALASRAGDRVDLMAYDRRVRALVQGRTARDVLPSLVNAMATLEPELVELDARGLTASALRTAPRRSLIVLLTSLDTAPVEEGLLPVLSQLTQRHTVLVASVADPYIARMTTARGNTEAVFEAAAAAQAQSERHRTAEQLRRHGVTVVDKTPEELAPALADAYLALKTAGRL